The genomic DNA TGAacctgtttgtgtttctgcagAGATCGCAGCCTTCCTGAAGAATGCCTGGAATAAGGAGCCTGTTCTCGTGACGGCCATTGCGATTGGACTGTCGGGTCGGTAATCACACACTTGGCTTAACAATGTGGGCGATAGAAAGAGCACAACACTGCATCTCATTATGACCACGATAATAAAGCAACGTTTAATATGAAAGGGGATTAGAAGTATCATAACCAGATAGACCCACGAGACAGTGGCATGTATTTACTGTGACTTCAGTCCCATTCGGCTTATTGTGTAACATATGTGCCTTAAATTAAGAGTAAAGATAACAAGCcgccctttaacccttgtgttaccttcgggtcattttgacccgattcaatgtttaaccctcctgtcgccttcgggtcaatttgacccgattcaatgtttaatgtcggtgttctttcgggagtcaacaaacaaacataaagtacctcacacttaaacttggaaaacaatattaattctaataattttctggagattttaatagctggggtcatattgacctcaagggtaaaatatgttagtaaatataaaggtaacaggagggttaaacattgaatcgggtcatattgacccgaaggcgacaggagggtgaaacattgaatcgggtcaaattgacccgaaggcaacacaagggttaaacatacATTTGACAACATGTATTTCAATATAATGTggttaacatatataatttaaatcacagctacacattaaaacagtattttatctttatattgttttattccaATTAGAGATGCAATAACTATGCAGCTGGAAAAGTTGCAGCTAATAATAATGACTTAATATACTGCTTTGTAGGGCCACCTGAAGTAAACAGAACAATGTTTGACAAATGTAGTGCTGTAAAAGTATAAAGTCACATTATTTGGATACACTCGAGTAGAGTAACATCACAAGGACCTAGTTGACTCTCATTGTCGGTCTCCGTCTCCCTGGTACTCGGGGTGAAAAGAAgattaaaacaaaaagcagTGCACTTCAAGATGAGCGGAAGgggatctctctcctctcttctataTGAACGTTATGGGCAactcatgttttctttttgattGACAAATGTTGACACAAGAGTACAATATAAAGCGTAGTTTAATATATTGATTGTAAACATGTTCCAACTCTATATGTCCTCAGCTATTACTCTTCCGTTCATCAGCCCCTACACAGCATACGCAGGAATGATCAACTCGGCTGTACCGTACAGCTACCCAGGTAAACACTGTCGCTGATCATTTTATAGCAGCTTTGTGTTTGAGTGTCACTGAAAGATGCTTCACAATGCAGATGCCTGTGACACAGTCTTTCAATCATTCACTTCTACACCCGTCTAATGAATTCttaaagctcctcctcttttctttccaaaCGCAGTCCCTGTGCGAGATGATGGAAACATGCCTGATATCCCTGCTCATCCAAGTGAACCAAAAGGAAAAAACTTGGATTGGCTTAAAAACTTGTAACTTCATGTTTGCATGATTGACACTTGCGCCATTCCTCTTGTTCACGTGTCTGCAAAGTTGCTCTACCTATTGCTGTCCCACAATAAAGATTTATTTAATTCTACGTTTTGGGTTTTGATCCATGTTGCGTGTTTGGGTCCATTACAACATCGCATGAACATTTCAGTCTTTTTGATTTAGCTCTCTATTGGGATGGGACACCAACATCTCTCCACACTGAAGAATGtcacaaaacaggacacaacgTCAATATTTTTATTAGATTTTCCAGAGCAGATTGTGATAGTTTTGAAACTAAGCTTCAACACAGCCCTGATCCTCAGAACAGGCTTAAATTGACAATGCTGAAATCACATTAACGCTGTTTGAATATGAAATCCTTGCTTCATAACAACATTATTCTACTTGTGTAAGCAAGAAAGGAAGTAATCCTTACACATCCAGACCCAGCTGCTTAGAATAGATTATGTGACTGTATTACTCGATAAGATGTAATGCTTTTCAACATCTGGGTTTGTCTCAGtttgtgcatgttgtgtgtgctTCACCCCCGAGACAGACTAGAAAATATACATGCAGAGCAAAAGTGGACAACGATTTCCTTCATATAACCTTTATTTCACAAAACTTCAATATTTCGTGTTTCGGATAAAGAATGTCCTCCTCAGC from Pseudoliparis swirei isolate HS2019 ecotype Mariana Trench unplaced genomic scaffold, NWPU_hadal_v1 hadal_181, whole genome shotgun sequence includes the following:
- the ndufa3 gene encoding NADH dehydrogenase [ubiquinone] 1 alpha subcomplex subunit 3, with translation MNTRWIETTQDNMAKIAAFLKNAWNKEPVLVTAIAIGLSAITLPFISPYTAYAGMINSAVPYSYPVPVRDDGNMPDIPAHPSEPKGKNLDWLKNL